A single Sciurus carolinensis chromosome 15, mSciCar1.2, whole genome shotgun sequence DNA region contains:
- the LOC124965669 gene encoding 60S ribosomal protein L34-like, translating into MVQRLTYRRRLSYNTASNKTRPSRSPGNRIVYLYTKKVGKAPKSACGVCPGRLRGVRAVRPKVLMRLSKTKKHVSRAYGGSMCAKRVRDRIKRAFLIEEQKIVVKVLKAQAQSQKAK; encoded by the coding sequence ATGGTCCAGCGTTTGACATACCGTCGTAGGCTTTCCTACAATACAGCCTCTAACAAAACTAGGCCATCTCGAAGCCCTGGTAATAGGATCGTGTACCTTTATACAAAGAAGGTTGGGAAAGCACCAAAATCTGCATGTGGTGTGTGCCCAGGCAGACTTCGAGGGGTTCGTGCTGTGAGACCCAAAGTCCTTATGAGATtgtctaaaacaaaaaaacatgtcAGCAGGgcctatggtggttccatgtgTGCTAAACGTGTCCGTGACAGGATCAAGCGTGCTTTCCTTATTGAGGAACAGAAAATCGTTGTGAAAGTGTTGAAGGCACAAGCACAGAGTcagaaagccaaataa
- the Pmaip1 gene encoding phorbol-12-myristate-13-acetate-induced protein 1 → MPGKKARKRAPPSLTRAPAELEVECVTQLRKTEDKLNSLGSGAEITAVLAEMPGRKGWKSEQPTPASALTEVEVECGTQLRRFGDKVNFRQKLLNLISKLFNLVT, encoded by the exons ATGCCTGGAAAGAAGGCGCGTAAGCGCGCGCCACCGAGCCTAACGCGGGCGCCGGCAG AACTGGAAGTTGAGTGTGTCACTCAGCTCAGGAAAACTGAAGATAAACTGAATTCTCTGGGGTCTGGAGCAGAGATCACAGCTGTGCTTGCAGAGATGCCTGGAAGGAAGGGGTGGAAAAGCGAGCAGCCGACCCCAGCGTCAGCGTTGACAG AGGTGGAAGTTGAGTGTGGCACTCAACTCAGGAGATTTGGAGACAAAGTGAATTTCCGTCAGAAACTTCTGAATTTGATTTCCAAACTCTTCAATTTAGTGACCTGA